From a single Aquincola tertiaricarbonis genomic region:
- a CDS encoding xanthine dehydrogenase family protein molybdopterin-binding subunit — MNDRFTPVDTPFADLLALRPPVSLGMPLPRLDGPAKVTGRARYAAEHPAGDLLYGVIVDTPVARGRIERIDVRRAMAVPGVVEVITHENRPRMRSLDLFYKDMTAPVTGSPFKPLHDDQVHCSGQPVALVVATSFEAARHAATLVEAQVAAEPHQTDLMAVRGEAREPSPLRAGFKPPPKPRGDAEAAYAQAPVQVDAEFHHGAEHHNPMELHGSTVIYGRNRHLTVHDKTQGSQNVRWVLSRVFGLPKSRVTVKNEFVGGAFGSGLRPQPTVLLATMAALKLERSVRVVLTRQQMFNFGHRPESWQRVKLGAAPDGQLLALTHDAVGATSRKEDYVEVVVNWSSQLYRSEAARLGYQLSELDHYSPMDMRAPGAAHGVHAIEVAMDELAHRLQMDPVALRLKNYADHDYNEDLPFSSKELRACYQQAAERFGWEGRPPAPRSMRQGRELVGWGMASGTWDAMQMFARVHALLRADGKLVLRTAASDIGTGTLTVMTQIGAAAMGMAMEDVRFELGDSNLPVAPIEGGSSHVATIGSAVQGVCERLQHKLWELARKQPQSPFATCRFHDVGFAQGFMFLRFERDVTVRLTDILAAAGLKELEEKYLMLPAVLKQKKYTRAVHSAVFCEVKVDEDFGTVRVTRIVSAIAAGRIMNRQTARSQIIGGVVWGISQALHEETQADHRLGRFMNRDFAQYHVPVNADIHDIDVIFVEENDRIASRLGAKGVGEIGLVGVAAAVCNAIHHATGRRIYSLPMTPDKVMAP; from the coding sequence ATGAACGACCGCTTCACCCCCGTCGACACCCCCTTTGCCGACCTGCTGGCGCTGCGCCCGCCGGTCAGCCTGGGCATGCCGCTGCCGCGGCTGGACGGCCCGGCCAAGGTGACCGGCCGCGCCCGCTATGCCGCCGAGCACCCGGCCGGCGACCTGCTGTACGGCGTGATCGTGGACACCCCGGTAGCGCGCGGCCGCATCGAGCGCATCGACGTGCGCCGCGCGATGGCGGTGCCCGGCGTGGTGGAGGTCATCACCCACGAGAACCGGCCGCGCATGCGCTCGCTGGACCTCTTCTACAAGGACATGACGGCGCCGGTCACCGGCTCGCCCTTCAAGCCGCTGCACGACGACCAGGTGCACTGCAGCGGCCAGCCGGTGGCGCTGGTGGTGGCCACCAGCTTCGAGGCCGCCCGCCATGCCGCCACGCTGGTGGAGGCGCAGGTGGCCGCCGAGCCGCACCAGACCGACCTGATGGCCGTGCGCGGCGAAGCGCGCGAGCCCAGCCCGCTGCGCGCCGGCTTCAAGCCGCCGCCCAAGCCGCGGGGCGATGCCGAGGCCGCCTATGCGCAGGCGCCGGTGCAGGTGGATGCCGAGTTCCACCACGGCGCCGAGCACCACAACCCGATGGAGCTGCACGGCAGCACGGTGATCTACGGCCGCAACCGCCACCTCACGGTGCACGACAAGACGCAGGGCTCTCAGAACGTGCGCTGGGTGCTGTCGCGGGTGTTCGGCCTGCCCAAGAGCCGGGTGACGGTGAAGAACGAGTTCGTGGGCGGCGCCTTCGGTTCGGGCCTGCGGCCGCAGCCCACGGTGCTGCTGGCCACGATGGCGGCGCTGAAACTGGAACGCTCGGTGCGCGTGGTGCTCACGCGCCAGCAGATGTTCAACTTCGGCCACCGGCCCGAGAGCTGGCAGCGGGTGAAGCTGGGCGCCGCGCCCGACGGCCAGCTGCTGGCACTGACGCACGACGCGGTGGGCGCCACCTCGCGCAAGGAAGACTACGTGGAGGTGGTGGTGAACTGGTCCAGCCAGCTCTACCGCAGCGAGGCGGCGCGGCTGGGCTACCAGCTGTCCGAGCTGGACCACTACAGCCCGATGGACATGCGCGCGCCCGGTGCCGCCCACGGCGTGCATGCCATCGAGGTGGCGATGGACGAGCTGGCCCACCGGCTGCAGATGGACCCGGTGGCCCTGCGCCTGAAGAACTACGCCGACCACGACTACAACGAGGACCTGCCCTTTTCCAGCAAGGAGCTGCGCGCCTGCTACCAGCAGGCGGCCGAACGCTTCGGCTGGGAAGGTCGGCCGCCCGCCCCGCGCTCGATGCGCCAGGGCCGCGAGCTGGTGGGCTGGGGCATGGCCAGCGGCACCTGGGACGCGATGCAGATGTTCGCCCGCGTGCATGCGCTGCTGCGGGCCGACGGCAAGCTGGTGCTGCGCACCGCGGCCAGCGACATCGGCACCGGCACCCTGACGGTGATGACGCAGATCGGCGCCGCGGCCATGGGCATGGCGATGGAGGACGTGCGCTTCGAGCTGGGGGACTCCAACCTGCCGGTGGCGCCGATCGAAGGTGGCTCCTCGCACGTGGCCACCATCGGCTCGGCGGTGCAAGGCGTGTGCGAGCGGCTGCAGCACAAGCTGTGGGAGCTGGCGCGCAAGCAGCCGCAGTCGCCCTTCGCCACCTGCCGCTTCCATGACGTGGGTTTCGCGCAGGGCTTCATGTTCCTGCGCTTCGAGCGCGACGTGACGGTGCGCCTGACCGACATCCTGGCCGCTGCCGGCCTGAAGGAGCTGGAAGAAAAGTACCTGATGCTGCCCGCCGTGCTCAAGCAGAAGAAGTACACGCGGGCGGTGCACTCGGCGGTGTTCTGCGAGGTGAAGGTGGACGAGGACTTCGGCACCGTGCGGGTCACCCGCATCGTCAGCGCCATCGCCGCCGGCCGCATCATGAACCGGCAGACCGCGCGCAGCCAGATCATCGGCGGCGTGGTGTGGGGCATCAGCCAGGCGCTGCATGAAGAGACGCAGGCCGACCACCGGCTGGGCCGCTTCATGAACCGCGACTTCGCGCAGTACCACGTGCCGGTGAATGCCGACATCCACGACATCGACGTGATCTTCGTGGAAGAGAACGACCGCATCGCCAGCCGGCTGGGGGCCAAGGGCGTGGGCGAGATCGGCCTGGTGGGCGTGGCCGCCGCGGTGTGCAACGCCATCCACCATGCCACCGGCCGCCGCATCTACAGCCTGCCGATGACGCCGGACAAGGTGATGGCCCCATGA
- a CDS encoding DUF3182 family protein: MILAQEPSLGADAGPGTAGSLRTHPSDDHAATAGPRPTVVFHCIDPCREGGHDHRTKASVAHALADLLGLPFGGFYRADAPPQGPLFFVPSETLTSVQAARQLGIEDGAQLFGGVVPHDFVATKLVSHGLVHAQATAPAGWQPAHGEAVQAVTLPGYSVFSAPDALLAAERLLAHGSLRLKKPDGVGGLGQQVMRHIDELRLWLDETDAEVLRQHGVVLERNLRQVETLSVGQVQAGPLTASYVGTQQLTTNHRGEEVYGGSTLTVVRGGFDALRAMRLSPEMATAVDQALVYHQEAARHYPGFLATRANYDVAQGIDDRGQWRSGVLEQSWRIGGASGAEVAALQHFQADPACRAVRASTHEVYGDQVPVPAGARVHYDDDDAEVGRVTKYAQVEAHADL, translated from the coding sequence ATGATCCTTGCGCAAGAACCCAGCCTGGGCGCCGACGCGGGCCCCGGCACCGCAGGCAGCCTGCGGACCCACCCGAGCGATGACCATGCCGCCACCGCCGGGCCGCGGCCCACGGTGGTGTTCCACTGCATCGACCCCTGCCGCGAAGGCGGGCACGACCACCGCACCAAGGCCTCGGTGGCGCATGCGCTGGCCGACCTGCTGGGCCTGCCCTTCGGCGGCTTCTACCGGGCCGATGCGCCGCCGCAGGGCCCGCTGTTCTTCGTGCCCAGCGAAACGCTCACCAGCGTGCAGGCCGCGCGCCAGCTGGGCATCGAAGACGGCGCCCAGCTGTTCGGCGGCGTGGTGCCGCACGACTTCGTGGCCACCAAGCTGGTGTCGCACGGTCTGGTGCATGCGCAGGCCACTGCCCCGGCGGGCTGGCAGCCCGCGCATGGCGAGGCGGTGCAGGCCGTCACGCTGCCCGGCTACTCCGTCTTCAGCGCGCCCGACGCACTGCTGGCCGCAGAGCGCCTGCTGGCGCATGGCAGCCTGCGCTTGAAGAAGCCCGATGGCGTAGGCGGCCTCGGCCAGCAGGTGATGCGCCACATCGACGAGCTGCGCCTGTGGCTGGACGAGACCGACGCCGAGGTGCTGCGCCAGCACGGCGTGGTGCTGGAACGCAACCTGCGCCAGGTCGAGACCTTGAGCGTGGGCCAGGTGCAGGCCGGCCCGCTGACGGCCAGCTACGTGGGCACCCAGCAGCTCACCACCAACCACCGCGGCGAAGAGGTGTACGGCGGCTCCACCCTCACGGTGGTGCGCGGCGGCTTCGACGCGCTGCGCGCGATGCGGCTGTCGCCCGAAATGGCCACCGCGGTGGACCAGGCGCTGGTCTACCACCAGGAGGCGGCGCGGCATTACCCGGGCTTCCTGGCCACGCGGGCCAACTACGACGTGGCCCAGGGCATCGACGACCGCGGCCAGTGGCGCTCGGGCGTGCTCGAACAGAGCTGGCGCATCGGCGGTGCCAGCGGCGCCGAGGTGGCCGCGCTGCAGCACTTCCAGGCCGACCCGGCATGCCGAGCCGTGCGCGCCTCCACCCATGAGGTGTACGGCGACCAGGTGCCGGTGCCGGCCGGCGCCCGGGTGCACTATGACGACGACGATGCGGAAGTGGGCCGGGTGACCAAATACGCGCAGGTGGAGGCGCATGCCGACCTTTGA
- a CDS encoding alpha/beta hydrolase family protein — MPTFDENVAIPVDDGSIAGTFVTPGTLLPGVLFIHGWGGSQSQYLARARQIAALGCICLAFDLRGHAQTKPQFETVSRASNLQDVLAAYDLLAERRHVDPSSIAVVGSSYGGYLATILTTMRPVRWLALRAPALYMDSGWEVPKLQLHKDQDLKAYRRHLVPFADNRALQATHDFDGDLLLVQSELDTIVPKEVLHSYREAGKNARSLTYRCLRGADHGLTEPADQRAYTQVLVGWINEMIFGARADHVAPAVHEPHEPESPPTPPPAKPAAASPAAAPPQPATAASADAG; from the coding sequence ATGCCGACCTTTGACGAGAACGTCGCCATCCCGGTCGACGACGGCAGCATCGCCGGCACCTTCGTCACGCCCGGCACGCTGCTGCCGGGCGTGCTGTTCATCCATGGCTGGGGCGGCAGCCAGTCGCAGTACCTGGCCCGGGCGCGGCAGATCGCGGCGCTGGGCTGCATCTGCCTGGCCTTCGACCTGCGGGGCCATGCGCAGACCAAGCCGCAGTTCGAGACCGTTTCACGCGCCAGCAACCTGCAGGACGTGCTGGCCGCCTACGACCTGCTGGCCGAGCGGCGGCATGTGGATCCCTCGTCCATCGCGGTGGTGGGCAGCAGCTACGGCGGCTACCTGGCCACCATCCTGACCACCATGCGCCCGGTGCGCTGGCTGGCGCTGCGGGCGCCTGCGCTGTACATGGACTCGGGCTGGGAAGTGCCCAAGCTGCAGCTGCACAAGGACCAGGACCTGAAGGCCTACCGCCGCCACCTGGTGCCCTTTGCCGACAACCGCGCGCTGCAGGCCACGCACGACTTCGATGGCGACCTGCTGCTGGTGCAGTCGGAGCTGGACACCATCGTGCCCAAGGAAGTGCTGCACAGCTACCGCGAGGCCGGCAAGAACGCCCGCTCGCTGACCTACCGCTGCCTGCGCGGCGCCGACCATGGCCTGACCGAGCCGGCCGACCAGCGTGCCTACACCCAGGTGCTGGTGGGCTGGATCAACGAAATGATCTTCGGTGCCCGCGCCGACCACGTGGCACCTGCGGTGCACGAGCCGCATGAGCCCGAATCTCCGCCGACGCCGCCGCCCGCCAAGCCGGCTGCGGCCAGCCCGGCCGCAGCGCCCCCTCAGCCTGCCACCGCGGCTTCGGCCGACGCCGGCTGA
- a CDS encoding (2Fe-2S)-binding protein: MSTPSSLAPDGLVQRPIRLHINGRATQLLVAPWVTLLDLLRDHADLTGTKKGCDHGQCGACTVLLDGKRINSCLTLAVSHDGATITTVEGLAAEDGTLHPLQQAFIDHDAFQCGYCTPGQLCSAVGLINEGGAQTPEQLRELMSGNLCRCGAYPQIVQAVSTQALRPRPLPESMPAERTQP; the protein is encoded by the coding sequence ATGTCGACACCCTCCTCTCTTGCCCCCGACGGTCTCGTCCAGCGGCCCATCCGGCTGCACATCAACGGCCGCGCCACCCAGCTGCTGGTGGCGCCGTGGGTGACGCTGCTGGACCTGCTGCGCGACCATGCCGACCTCACCGGCACCAAGAAGGGCTGTGACCACGGCCAGTGCGGCGCCTGCACCGTGCTGCTGGACGGCAAGCGCATCAACAGCTGCCTGACGCTGGCCGTCTCGCACGATGGCGCCACCATCACCACCGTGGAAGGCCTGGCCGCCGAAGACGGCACGCTGCACCCGCTGCAGCAGGCCTTCATCGACCACGACGCCTTCCAGTGCGGCTACTGCACGCCGGGCCAGCTGTGCTCGGCGGTGGGTTTGATCAACGAAGGCGGCGCGCAGACCCCCGAGCAGCTGCGTGAGCTGATGAGCGGCAACCTCTGCCGCTGCGGCGCCTATCCGCAGATCGTGCAGGCGGTGTCCACGCAGGCGCTGCGCCCGCGCCCGCTGCCCGAATCGATGCCCGCCGAAAGGACGCAGCCATGA
- a CDS encoding glucose-1-phosphate adenylyltransferase yields the protein MQQRRPSVLAFVMAGGEGSRLFPLTQHRCKPSVPFNGKHRVVDFVLSNLVNSDINSIYLLVQYKSQALIEHVRQSWTMARFIPDHFITVVPPQMRDGAEWFRGTADSVWQNLHLIETHRPDYVAVFGADHVYRMDVRQMLDAHIAAHADVSVATLPVSLEKCSQFGIVETDADLMVREFREKPKMAAPMPGRPTHALASMGNYIFSTDVLLDELRRAHRAGERDFGGDILPRLAKSHRVLAYDFTTNHVPGLADFEDPHYWRDVGTIEAYFEAHFDTLGAKPRFRMTNPSWPVYASQDPSESAQIESGVLNRSVVGSGCVVTNARLDHAMLRSSVTVCDDAQLSHCIVMERTTIGRGARITRAIIDQDNDIPAGEVIGGDRERDSQRFHVSESGIVVVPRGYFRRHTGSRTPVLATSNAKPVAPSAAGGASSLAKPAAPGHIAAAKAAA from the coding sequence ATGCAACAAAGAAGACCCTCGGTGCTCGCCTTCGTGATGGCGGGAGGTGAAGGCTCCAGGCTGTTTCCCTTGACGCAGCACCGGTGCAAACCGTCCGTGCCGTTCAACGGCAAGCATCGCGTCGTGGACTTCGTGCTGAGCAACCTCGTCAACAGCGACATCAACAGCATCTACCTGCTGGTGCAGTACAAGTCGCAGGCCTTGATCGAGCACGTGCGCCAGTCCTGGACGATGGCGCGCTTCATCCCCGACCACTTCATCACCGTGGTGCCGCCGCAGATGCGCGACGGCGCCGAGTGGTTCCGCGGCACCGCCGATTCGGTGTGGCAGAACCTGCACCTGATCGAGACTCACCGCCCCGACTACGTGGCCGTGTTCGGTGCCGACCACGTGTACCGCATGGACGTGCGCCAGATGCTGGATGCACACATCGCCGCCCATGCCGACGTGAGCGTGGCCACGCTGCCGGTGTCGCTGGAAAAGTGCTCGCAGTTCGGCATCGTCGAAACCGACGCCGACTTGATGGTGCGCGAATTCCGCGAGAAGCCGAAGATGGCTGCCCCCATGCCCGGCCGGCCCACGCATGCGCTGGCCTCGATGGGCAACTACATCTTTTCCACCGACGTGCTGCTGGACGAGCTGCGCCGTGCCCACCGTGCCGGTGAACGCGATTTCGGCGGCGACATCCTGCCGCGCCTGGCCAAGAGCCACCGGGTGCTGGCCTATGACTTCACCACCAACCACGTGCCGGGTCTGGCCGACTTCGAAGACCCGCACTACTGGCGCGACGTAGGCACCATCGAGGCCTACTTCGAGGCCCACTTCGACACCCTGGGCGCCAAGCCGCGTTTTCGCATGACCAACCCCAGCTGGCCGGTGTATGCCAGCCAGGACCCGTCGGAATCCGCGCAGATCGAAAGCGGCGTGCTCAACCGCTCCGTGGTCGGCTCGGGCTGCGTGGTCACCAACGCGCGGCTGGACCACGCGATGCTGCGCAGCTCGGTCACCGTGTGCGACGACGCGCAGCTGTCGCACTGCATCGTGATGGAGCGCACCACCATCGGCCGCGGCGCGCGCATCACGCGGGCCATCATCGACCAGGACAACGACATCCCGGCCGGCGAGGTGATCGGCGGCGACCGCGAACGCGACAGCCAGCGTTTCCATGTCAGCGAGAGCGGCATCGTGGTGGTGCCGCGGGGCTACTTCCGCCGCCATACCGGCAGCCGCACGCCGGTGCTGGCCACCTCCAATGCCAAGCCGGTGGCACCGTCTGCGGCAGGAGGCGCCAGCAGCCTGGCCAAGCCGGCGGCGCCCGGCCACATCGCGGCTGCGAAGGCCGCTGCATGA
- a CDS encoding FAD binding domain-containing protein, which produces MSPFEHLMPDSVDAALEGLGRAPAARAEGARFLAGGTNLLDLMKADLTRPTRLVDVHRLPLQAIQATPDGGLQLGALATNAATAAHPLVRDRYPLLAAALLAGASPQIRNMATNGGNLLQRTRCAYFYDAQLPCNKRRPGSGCPAREGLARSHAILGASDQCVATHPSDFCVALRALDATVHVQSARGSRSIPMADFHRLPGDRPDLDTELQPDELITHLSLPPAPAGFARHATYLKLRERASYAFALVSVAAALDLDGDGRIRQARIALGGVAHKPWRLPEAEALLQGREPGPDAFGEAAARLLQGAQACGAPGIDNAFKLPMAHRAVVRALSLATDGELTNTGPLAGLATAAARREDA; this is translated from the coding sequence ATGAGCCCGTTCGAACACCTGATGCCCGACAGCGTGGACGCCGCGCTGGAAGGCCTGGGCCGCGCACCCGCCGCCCGCGCCGAAGGCGCCCGCTTCCTGGCCGGCGGCACCAACCTGCTCGACCTGATGAAGGCCGACCTGACCCGCCCGACCCGGCTGGTGGACGTGCACCGGCTGCCGCTGCAAGCCATCCAGGCCACGCCCGACGGCGGGCTGCAGCTGGGCGCGCTGGCCACCAACGCGGCCACCGCGGCCCACCCGCTGGTGCGTGATCGCTACCCGCTGCTGGCGGCCGCGTTGCTGGCCGGTGCCTCACCGCAGATCCGCAACATGGCCACCAACGGCGGCAACCTGTTGCAGCGCACGCGCTGCGCCTACTTCTACGACGCGCAGCTGCCCTGCAACAAGCGGCGCCCCGGCAGCGGCTGCCCCGCGCGTGAAGGCCTGGCACGCTCGCATGCCATCCTGGGTGCCAGCGATCAGTGCGTGGCCACCCACCCGTCGGACTTCTGCGTGGCGCTGCGGGCGCTGGATGCGACGGTGCACGTGCAATCGGCACGCGGCAGCCGCAGCATCCCGATGGCCGACTTCCACCGCCTGCCCGGTGACCGCCCGGACCTGGACACCGAGCTGCAACCCGATGAGCTGATCACCCATCTCAGCCTGCCGCCGGCGCCGGCCGGCTTCGCGCGCCACGCCACCTATCTGAAGCTGCGCGAGCGTGCCTCCTACGCGTTTGCGCTGGTGTCGGTGGCCGCGGCGCTGGACCTGGACGGCGACGGCCGCATCCGCCAGGCCCGCATCGCGCTGGGCGGCGTGGCGCACAAGCCCTGGCGCCTGCCCGAGGCCGAGGCCCTGCTGCAGGGCCGCGAGCCCGGCCCCGACGCTTTCGGCGAAGCCGCCGCCCGCCTGTTGCAGGGCGCGCAGGCGTGCGGCGCGCCGGGCATCGACAACGCCTTCAAGCTGCCGATGGCGCACCGCGCGGTGGTGCGGGCCCTGTCGCTGGCCACCGATGGCGAACTCACCAACACCGGGCCGCTCGCCGGCCTGGCCACTGCCGCTGCGCGCAGGGAGGATGCATGA
- a CDS encoding DUF3422 family protein, which translates to MTSHSAPSAAITASSAIPLALPPDDDWREMLHNEVHARPSARIRLPALVFTIAVLNQGVSREDEWIHLRRLPGQEGLRLEDLAGNFLRLRFSDHTLKWERHTEFTRYAVVQHLPAGAGLEGVEPALLDTLVLPPDWLREVPGRTVAALQLVMLETDITDPHAALAAAQRWFGGRTVVASLMGNGHSMAVTNFRLRPDGFERLLVLAPPGTSETRAGRISQRLLEIEIYRLMALRGLPVAKALAPVLAESEAALAAVTARLEARESSEAELLDQLIHVAARVERATAEHQYRFSATEAYDALVRQRLTELREKPIPGTQTIGEFMQRRLSPAIATVAATAQRLGSLSQRIERSSALLRTRVDIATETQNQQLLAKLTRGQELQLRLQSTVEGLSIAAISYYVVSLLLYGGKAAKAAGLPLNPEMAAGAAIPLVLWAVWKATRRIHRRLHMAN; encoded by the coding sequence ATGACATCACATTCCGCACCTTCGGCCGCCATCACTGCCAGCTCTGCCATCCCGCTGGCCTTGCCGCCCGATGACGATTGGCGAGAGATGTTGCACAACGAAGTGCATGCACGGCCGTCGGCGCGCATCCGCCTGCCGGCGCTGGTGTTCACCATCGCCGTGCTCAACCAGGGCGTGAGCCGCGAGGACGAATGGATCCACCTGCGCCGCCTGCCCGGGCAGGAGGGGCTGCGGCTGGAAGACCTGGCCGGCAACTTCCTGCGGCTGCGCTTCTCCGACCACACGCTGAAGTGGGAGCGCCACACCGAGTTCACCCGCTATGCCGTGGTGCAGCACCTGCCCGCGGGCGCCGGCCTGGAAGGCGTGGAACCCGCGCTGCTGGACACGCTGGTGCTGCCGCCCGACTGGCTGCGCGAGGTGCCGGGCCGCACCGTGGCGGCGCTGCAATTGGTGATGCTGGAGACCGACATCACCGACCCCCATGCCGCGCTGGCCGCGGCCCAGCGCTGGTTCGGCGGGCGCACCGTGGTGGCCTCGCTGATGGGCAACGGGCATTCGATGGCGGTGACCAACTTCCGGCTGCGGCCCGATGGCTTCGAACGGCTGCTGGTGCTGGCACCGCCCGGCACCAGCGAAACCCGCGCCGGCCGCATCTCGCAGCGGCTGCTCGAAATCGAGATCTACCGCCTGATGGCCTTGCGTGGCCTGCCGGTGGCCAAGGCGCTGGCACCGGTGCTGGCCGAGTCGGAGGCCGCGCTGGCCGCGGTGACCGCGCGGCTGGAAGCGCGCGAGAGCTCCGAGGCCGAGCTGCTGGACCAGCTGATCCACGTGGCGGCGCGGGTGGAGCGCGCCACCGCCGAGCACCAGTACCGCTTCTCGGCCACTGAGGCCTACGACGCCCTGGTGCGCCAGCGGCTCACCGAGCTGCGCGAAAAGCCGATCCCCGGCACCCAGACCATCGGCGAATTCATGCAGCGGCGGCTGTCACCGGCCATCGCCACCGTGGCGGCCACGGCGCAGCGGCTGGGTTCGCTGTCGCAGCGCATCGAACGCAGCAGCGCGCTGCTGCGCACGCGGGTGGACATCGCCACCGAAACGCAGAACCAGCAACTGCTGGCCAAGCTGACGCGCGGGCAGGAACTGCAGCTGCGGCTGCAGTCCACCGTGGAAGGCCTGTCGATCGCGGCCATCTCGTACTACGTGGTGAGCCTGCTGCTGTACGGCGGCAAGGCCGCCAAGGCGGCGGGCCTGCCGCTCAACCCCGAGATGGCGGCCGGTGCCGCCATACCGCTGGTGCTGTGGGCGGTATGGAAGGCCACCCGACGCATCCACAGGCGGCTTCACATGGCCAACTGA
- a CDS encoding GlsB/YeaQ/YmgE family stress response membrane protein codes for MNLIIWLVVGGLIGWVASMIMRTDAQQGVILNVVVGIVGAMLGGWLLSPLVGVGTVNQGDFSVMGLLLSLGGAIILLAIVNLVRRGSVR; via the coding sequence ATGAACCTCATCATCTGGCTGGTTGTCGGCGGGCTCATCGGATGGGTTGCGAGCATGATCATGCGCACCGATGCGCAGCAGGGCGTGATCCTGAATGTCGTGGTCGGTATCGTCGGCGCCATGCTGGGCGGCTGGCTGCTGTCGCCGCTGGTGGGGGTCGGTACGGTCAACCAGGGTGACTTCAGCGTGATGGGCCTGCTGCTGTCACTGGGCGGCGCGATCATCCTGCTGGCCATCGTGAACCTGGTGCGCCGCGGTAGCGTGCGCTGA